The Temnothorax longispinosus isolate EJ_2023e chromosome 4, Tlon_JGU_v1, whole genome shotgun sequence genome has a window encoding:
- the Ube2g1 gene encoding ubiquitin-conjugating enzyme E2 G1, with product MSEPQSALLLRKQLAELNKNPVEGFSAGLIDDNDIYRWEVLIIGPPDTLYEGGFFKAHLQFPKEYPLRPPRMKFITEIWHPNIDKNGDVCISILHEPGDDKWGYEKASERWLPVHTVETILISVISMLADPNDESPANVDAAKEWRESYTEFKRKVARCVRKSQEECL from the exons ATGTCAGAGCCACAGTCCGCGCTGCTATTACGGAAACAATTAGCAG aattaaataaaaacccaGTAGAAGGGTTTTCTGCAGGCCTCATAGACGACAATGACATATATCGGTGGGAAGTACTCATTATTGGACCTCCGGATACATTGTACGAAGGTGGTTTCTTCAAAGCACATTTACAGTTTCCAAAAGAATATCCACTTAGGCCACCaagaatgaaatttataacCGAAATATGGCATCCAAATATCGACAAAAATGGAGATGTGTGTATATCGATATTGCATGAACCCGGTGATGACAAATGGGGATATGAGAAAGCGTCGGAGCGGTGGTTACCAGTTCACACAGTCGAAACTATCTTGATAAGTGTTATAAGCATGCTTGCAGATCCTAACGATGAAAGCCCTGCTAATGTGGATGCCGCC AAAGAGTGGAGGGAAAGTTATACGGAATTTAAGCGAAAGGTGGCGAGGTGCGTGAGAAAAAGCCAAGAGGAGTGTTTGTAG